A genomic window from Triticum urartu cultivar G1812 chromosome 7, Tu2.1, whole genome shotgun sequence includes:
- the LOC125521274 gene encoding cytochrome P450 CYP73A100-like: MAVSARRVAFATAASLAVYCLLKSFLHAPHPALLPAAAALVAVAVGAGGKRGGPGAPPGPAAVPVFGNWLQVGNDLNHRFLARLSARYGPVFRLRLGVRNLVVVSDPRLATEVLHTQGVEFGSRPRNVVFDIFTANGADMVFTEYGDHWRRMRRVMTLPFFTARVVQQYRAMWEAEMDDVVSDLRADSAARGAGVVVRRRLQLMLYNIMYRMMFDARFDSVDDPMFVEATKFNSERSRLAQSFDYNYGDFIPILRPFLRGYLNKCRDLQTRRLAFFNSNYVEKRREVMDTPGQDKNKLRCAIDHILAAEKSGEITPENVIYIVENINVAAIETTLWSIEWALAEVVNHPDVQRKVRGEIRDVLGDDEPITESNISKLPYLQAVIKETLRLHSPIPLLVPHMNLEEASLGGYTIPKGSKVVVNAWWLANNPELWEKPEEFKPERFLGEESNVDATVGGKVDFRFLPFGVGRRSCPGIILALPILALIVGKLVRSFEMVPPPGVDKLDVSEKGGQFSLHIANHSVVAFHPISP, translated from the coding sequence ATGGCTGTCTCCGCGCGCAGGGTGGCCTTCGCCACGGCAGCCTCGTTGGCCGTGTACTGCCTCCTCAAATCGTTCCTCCACGCACCGCACCCCGCGCTGCTGCCGGCAGCGGCCgccctcgtcgccgtcgccgtggGAGCGGGAGGGAAGCGTGGAGGCCCCGGCGCCCCTCCAGGCCCCGCGGCCGTGCCGGTGTTCGGCAACTGGCTGCAGGTGGGCAACGACCTGAACCACCGCTTCCTGGCGCGGCTGTCGGCGCGGTACGGCCCCGTGTTCCGGCTGCGGCTGGGCGTGCGCAACCTGGTGGTGGTGTCGGACCCGCGGCTGGCCACGGAGGTGCTCCACACGCAGGGCGTGGAGTTCGGCTCCCGCCCGCGGAACGTCGTCTTCGACATCTTCACGGCCAATGGCGCCGACATGGTCTTCACCGAGTACGGCGACCACTGGCGCCGCATGCGCCGCGTCATGACGCTGCCCTTCTTCACGGCGCGGGTTGTGCAGCAGTACCGCGCCATGTGGGAGGCCGAGATGGACGACGTCGTGTCCGACCTGCGCGCCGACTCGGCGGCCCGCGGCGCCGGCGTCGTCGTGCGCCGCAGGCTGCAGCTCATGCTCTACAACATCATGTACCGCATGATGTTCGACGCCCGCTTCGACTCCGTGGACGACCCCATGTTCGTGGAGGCCACCAAGTTCAACTCGGAGCGCAGCCGCCTCGCGCAGAGCTTCGACTACAACTACGGCGACTTCATCCCCATCCTCAGGCCCTTCCTGCGTGGCTACCTCAACAAGTGCAGGGACCTGCAGACCAGGAGGTTGGCCTTCTTCAATAGCAACTACGTCGAGAAGAGAAGGGAGGTGATGGACACCCCAGGACAAGACAAGAACAAGCTCCGGTGCGCGATCGACCACATCCTCGCAGCAGAGAAGAGCGGCGAGATCACGCCGGAGAACGTCATCTACATCGTCGAGAACATCAACGTCGCGGCCATCGAGACGACGCTATGGTCCATCGAGTGGGCGCTGGCCGAGGTGGTGAACCACCCGGACGTGCAGCGCAAGGTCCGCGGCGAGATCAGGGACGTGCTCGGCGACGACGAGCCCATCACCGAGTCCAACATCAGCAAGCTGCCGTACCTGCAGGCCGTGATCAAGGAGACGCTGCGGCTGCACTCCCCGATCCCGCTCCTCGTCCCCCACATGAACCTGGAGGAGGCCAGCCTCGGCGGCTACACCATTCCCAAGGGCTCCAAGGTCGTCGTCAATGCCTGGTGGCTGGCCAACAACCCAGAGCTATGGGAGAAGCCGGAGGAGTTCAAGCCGGAGAGGTTCTTGGGCGAGGAGAGCAACGTGGACGCCACGGTCGGCGGCAAGGTGGACTTCCGGTTCCTCCCGTTCGGCGTGGGGCGGCGCAGCTGCCCCGGTATCATCCTCGCGCTGCCCATCCTGGCGCTCATCGTCGGGAAGCTGGTGAGGAGCTTCGAGATGGTGCCGCCGCCAGGCGTGGACAAGCTCGACGTGAGCGAGAAAGGCGGGCAGTTCAGCCTGCACATTGCCAACCATTCCGTCGTCGCATTCCACCCCATCTCACCATGA